In a single window of the Scophthalmus maximus strain ysfricsl-2021 chromosome 18, ASM2237912v1, whole genome shotgun sequence genome:
- the emilin1a gene encoding EMILIN-1a yields the protein MMMMMMGTSVYLLAFVLARASSALGYAESSVQGGQRAASRHRNWCAYVVTRTVSCVMEDGVETYIKPDYQRCTWGQCPRVAYRTYRRPRYKVAYKMVTEMEWKCCHGYSGDNCQDGPQVTTNTQVSAGRPRVTQTGFNTGGGQRGEGDTEKIKQLEETMRGLTKDLHNMQTTMHGMNQRLSGLSGAIVPADSAQPHMKETINSIQNKLDHLYNRTQVHDQTLLNINNHLVNGGGNELDGVSRGGGGPGGHQLNTLKEEILTELERRVSLSCSSCQAGVEDVRRQQQEDRERIRALEKLVSSLDQSLRQSLEISRSETERSQACCKTVTELEKRLSDVEVRVTSTASKCETVKGRLDKELAGTGGGKGRVSEDRLNGRLRELEKRVNNTVRKTEQRCTNSGNNMKDTVQRDVTQLRNMVLSQLDDHSFKIGKIELDVAVLGDTVRDHSRRLGQLENVTTFLDRRLTSTANMCNETCGPNGKSHKTDATVKTLEWRVVANRDEIQKFNTRLNNLSVSGDSLSDKVINLTDDVKKIIALTGTNGEHFNRLVTEVETLGRNLEDCSICGTVEEDLRSLTNSTAGGLSRCQTELTDLRRKVDSGESACSQVCSNLQEEVGRLREEVEECTGQCKTTMKDLEKRLDGHTVHSGRLGGDLKSIQGELAGVMFTFNSINDTLKGLGRTAQTHGDMLTDLTNNKDDIISEVNNLQKELTEHVDDSGIRFDSLGKEIQIIRSDHVTEVGECRRASDGLDRRLSKLEGVCGRLDTFSDGLERIKEGLSRHVSGLWSCVNGLNVTVASHGDLIDNIQNVQLENVHTEIHRLNSSVVDLAEEFHSFVEQDFMGPPGRPGPRGERGERGLQGLVGPQGTVGPPGREGKQGPLGPPGLRGEQGLAGSDAQVPRLSFSAALTRPVRSAGTIVFNEILVNENNIYNPKTGYFTAPVRGKYFFSGILTGHKNMKIEAVLSKSNTGVARVDSAGYQPEGLEKPMAEAKHIPGALAVFNIVLPMEAGDTVCIDLVSGKLAYSSEPLTIFSGMLLYETV from the exons GAACTGGTGTGCTTACGTGGTGACACGCACGGTAAGCTGTGTGATGGAGGACGGGGTGGAGACGTATATCAAACCGGACTACCAGCGCTGCACCTGGGGACAGTGTCCACGAGTGGC CTACCGGACGTACAGGAGGCCAAGGTACAAGGTGGCGTACAAGATGGTGACGGAAATGGAGTGGAAGTGCTGCCATGGTTACTCAGGGGATAATTGCCAAGATGGGCCACAGGTAACCACCAACACTCAGGTCAGCGCAGGGCGACCTCGTGTCACGCAAACGGGCTTCAACACAGGAGGCGGCCAGAGAGGAGAAG GTGACACTGAGAAGATaaaacagctggaggagacgaTGCGTGGTCTGACCAAAGACCTCCACAACATGCAGACCACCATGCACGGCATGAACCAGAGACT GTCTGGTCTGAGTGGGGCGATCGTCCCCGCTGATTCCGCTCAGCCCCACATGAAAGAAACCATCAACAGCATCCAGAACAAGCTGGACCACCTGTATAACAGGACGCAG GTCCATGATCAGACCCTGCTCAACATCAACAACCACCTGGTGAACGGTGGGGGCAATGAGCTGGATGGAgtgtcccgggggggggggggacccggGGGCCACCAGCTGAACACTCTGAAGGAGGAGATACTGACCGAGCTTGAGAGAAGGGTGTCTttgtcctgctcctcctgccag GCCGGTGTGGAGGACGTGAGGCGCCAGCAGCAAGAGGACAGGGAGAGGATCAGGGCCCTGGAGAAGCTGGTCAGCTCTCTGGACCAGAGCTTGAGACAGAGCTTGGAAATTTCACGCAGTGAGACCGAGCGCTCCCAGGCTTGCTGCAAGACCGTCACGGAGCTGGAAAAGAGGCTGTCGGACGTCGAGGTCAGAGTCACCTCCACTGCGAGCAAATGTGAAACCGTTAAGGGGCGTCTGGATAAGGAGCTTGCTGGGACAGGCGGAGGAAAGGGTCGAGTGTCGGAGGACCGCTTGAATGGCAGACTGAGAGAATTAGAGAAGAGGGTGAATAACACCGTGAGGAAGACCGAGCAGAGGTGTACTAATAGTGGGAACAACATGAAGGACACTGTCCAGAGAGATGTCACACAGCTGCGCAACATGGTGCTCAGTCAGCTGGATGACCACAGCTTCAAGATAGGGAAAATCGAGCTGGACGTGGCCGTTCTCGGGGACACAGTGAGGGATCACAGTCGACGTTTAGGTCAGTTGGAGAACGTTACGACCTTCTTGGACAGAAGGTTGACATCCACCGCGAACATGTGCAACGAGACCTGTGGGCCTAACGGGAAGAGCCACAAGACCGATGCCACTGTGAAAACCTTAGAGTGGAGAGTTGTGGCCAATCGAGACGAGATCCAGAAGTTCAACACCAGGTTGAACAATTTGTCCGTGTCAGGCGACTCCCTGAGTGACAAAGTCATCAACCTGACGGATGACGTCAAAAAGATTATTGCCCTGACGGGGACGAACGGGGAGCACTTCAACCGGCTCGTCACCGAGGTTGAAACGCTGGGCCGCAATCTCGAGGACTGCTCTATCTGCGGCACCGTAGAGGAGGACTTGCGCTCGCTCACCAACTCCACCGCCGGCGGTCTCAGCAGGTGCCAGACAGAGCTGACGGATCTGCGGAGAAAGGTGGACTCGGGAGAATCCGCCTGCTCTCAGGTGTGCTCCAACCTACAGGAGGAGGTGGGGCGgctcagagaggaagtggaggagtgTACGGGACAGTGTAAAACCACCATGAAGGACCTGGAGAAACGTCTGGATGGTCACACTGTCCACAGTGGAAGACTGGGAGGGGATCTGAAGTCCATCCAGGGAGAGCTGGCCGGCGTCATGTTCACGTTCAACTCCATTAATGACACTCTGAAGGGCCTGGGGAggactgcacaaacacatgggGACATGCTGACTGACCTGACCAACAACAAGGACGACATCATTTCCGAG GTGAACAACTTGCAGAAGGAGCTGACCGAGCACGTAGATGACTCGGGGATTCGATTCGACAGCCTGGGCAAAGAGATCCAAATAATAAGGAGCGACCATGTGACGGAGGTGGGGGAGTGCAGGCGGGCCAGCGACGGCCTGGACCGAAGGCTCTCCAAGCTGGAGGGAGTGTGCGGACGCTTAGACACGTTCTCAGACGGCCTGGAGAGGATCAAGGAGGGCCTGAGCCGACATGTGTCAGGGCTGTGGAGCTGCGTTAATGGACTCAACGTCACGGTAGCGTCTCACGGAGATCTTATCGACAATATCCAGAACGTACAGCTGGAGAACGTCCACACCGAGATACACAGGCTGAATTCCTCAGTGGTGGATTTGGCCGAGGAGTTTCACAGTTTCGTCGAACAGGACTTCATGG GTCCACCAGGTCGGCCAGGACCCCgtggagagagaggtgagcGCGGACTGCAGGGTCTTGTTGGACCCCAAGGGACGGTGGGACCCCCAGGGAGAGAAGGCAAGCAGGGGCCACTGGGACCCCCAG GTCTCAGAGGCGAACAGG GCCTTGCCGGCTCCGATGCCCAGGTGCCgcgcctctctttctctgcggCGCTGACCCGTCCAGTGAGAAGCGCGGGGACCATCGTGTTTAACGAGATCCTCGTCAATGAGAATAATATCTACAATCCCAAAACAG GTTATTTCACGGCTCCGGTGAGAGGGAAGTACTTCTTCAGTGGCATCCTGACGGGCCACAAGAACATGAAGATCGAGGCCGTGCTGTCCAAGTCCAACACCGGCGTGGCCCGGGTGGACTCAGCCGGGTATCAGCCCGAAGGCCTGGAGAAACCCATGGCAGAGGCCAAACACATCCCCGGGGCTCTGGCCGTCTTCAACATCGTCCTGCCCATGGAGGCCGGGGACACAGTCTGCATCGACCTGGTCAGCGGCAAGCTGGCCTACTCCTCTGAACCCCTGACCATCTTTAGCGGGATGCTGCTGTACGAGACCGTCTGA